The stretch of DNA ACCGCCGCGCCATCGGGCTGCTGGAACGCCACTACAACCTCATCCTGCTCGACACCGGCACCGGTGTCTTGGAATCCGCTACAAAGGGAATCCTCCAGTTGGCCGAGCAGATCGTCGTCGTCATGTCGCCGAGCCTGGACTCGGCCAGGGCGGCCAGCTCGACACTGGACTGGCTGAACGAGAACGGCCACTCCGAGCTGGTCCGCAACGCCATCGCGGTCGTCAACGCGGTCCGTGAGGAGGGACTGGTCGAGGTGGACAAGATCGAAGAGCACTTCCAGGGGCGCTGCCGGGCCGTGGTCCAGGTGCCGTGGGACCCCCATCTGAGCGCAGGCGCCGAGACCCAGGTCGACCGTTTGCGCCCCGTTACCAGACGCGCGTACTTGGAGGTAGCCGCCGCCGTGGCCGATGGATTCACGGCATGACCATCGGAGGGAACTACCGATGCTGTTGCGCATGATGGTCCTCGCGCAAGATGTCAGCTTCACCCCGGACTTCGACGCCATCCCCGGTTCGGGGCCGATCCAGCAGCTGATCAACGGGATCGGGGCCTTCGCCCTGCTGCTGTCGCTGGTGGGCATCATCATCGGCGGGGCCATGTGGGGTGTCGGCTCGCTGTCGTCCAACTACCACCAGGCGGCCGTGGGCAAGCGGGCCACGCTGTACTCGGTGGTCGGCGCCGTCATCGTCGGCGCGGCCGCGGCCCTGGTCAACTGGGCGTTCTCGCTCGGGCAGACCGCCTAGGGCGCCGATGGCGACTTCCCCGACGCCGGAGGCCCGGCGGGTGTGCCGGGCCTCGTCGGCGTTGGCGGATCCGGCGGCGGGGGCGTGAGGGCCATGGCCGTGCGCGACCAGCGAGCCCGGGTCCTGTACCGGCTGCCCGAGCAACGGCGCTTCGGGGCCCGTGGCATGCCGGGCCTGCTGACCATGGCCCTGCTGGCCGTGGTGCTGTTCCTGGGCGGCCTGGTCGTCGGCCGCGCCTCCATGACCAGGGAGCAGGCGGACGCCGCCGCCCCCCCGGCGACCACCGCGCCGGCGGTCACGGCCACCCCGGCCCCGGGCGCGACCGCCACCCCGGGCACGGCCGCCGCCGCCCCGGCCGCCGGGGCCGCGACCAGCCGGGTCGGGCCGCGCAAGTTCGAGCACGGCGTCGGGGTGGGCTACGCCAACAGCCGGCAGGGCGCCGTGGCCGCGGCGGCCAACTACAGTACCGTCCTGTCCAGCGAGCTCATCCTCGAGGAGGCCACGCGCCGGGCGGCCATCGACACCCTGGCCGCCCCCGAGGCCAAGGCCGGCCTGCAGGAGACCTTCGACGAGGCGGTGGCCTCGCTGCGCAAGGGCCTCGGCGTCACCGCCGAGAACGCCGGCAACGTCAAGGTGCTGATGCGGGCCCATCCGGTAGGCTGGAAGGTCGACGACTACGGCAACGGCACGGCCACGGTGGCCATCTGGGTGACCGGCGTCACCGGCTCGATCGGCGGGACCGGCCCCCCGGTGCCGATCCGCGAGGGCTGGGGCACCACCACCACGAGCCTGCGCTGGGTCAAGGGCGACTGGAAGCTGGTCGACAGCACCACCGTGGACGGGCCGCTCCCCATCGCCGACGTCTCGCCCCCGACCCCCGCCCCCGAGCTGGTCAGCAAGGCCAGCGAGTTCAAGGAGTTCACCTATGCACCAGGACCGTAGGCGCGCCTGGGCCCGCGCGGTCCTGCTGCTGGCCGCCCTGGCCACGCTGCTGGTGATGGTCGCGCCGGCCGCCATCGCCCAGGCGCAGCCGAGCGACCCGACCCAGACCCAGCCGGCCGATCCCGGGGAGGAGCGCTGCAACGCCATCCCCAACCCGGTCGCCCGCAACGTCTGCCTGGCCGGGACCAACCCGGGCCAGGCGGTCACCAGCGCGGTGTCCGGGGCGGCCCAGAACGTGGCCGAGACCGCCGGCGACAGCGCCCTGCGCAGCTTCACCGCCGCGGTGGCCGCCGCCGGCAAGTTCTTCCTCGAGAAGGTGGGCGGCCTGATCCACGGCACCACCAGCCCGGACGTGGTCAACGCGGACTGGTTCGCCTCCCAGTACCGGGTGATGCTGGCCCTGGCCGTGGTCATCGCCCTGCCCATCCTGCTGGTGTCGGTGGCCCAGTCGATCGTGCGCGCCGACGGCATGCAGGCCATCCGCTCGGCGTTCGTGTTCCTGCCCCTGGCCGCCATCCTGTCGGCCGTCGGCCCGGCCATGGCCCAGATGCTCATCAACATCAGCGACTGGATGAGCGCCGCCCTCGGCGGCAACGCCGCCGCCGACGCCCAGAAGTTCATGAGCGACGCCGGCGGCGCCCTGGCCAGCCTCGGCGCCGGCTCCGTCAACCCGGCCGCGCCCGTGTTCGGGATCCTGCTCGGCGCCCTTGTCGTCACCCTCGGGGCCCTGTCGATCTGGCTGGAGCTGCTGCTGCGGGCCGCCGCCATCTACATCTCGGTGCTGTTCCTGCCCCTGGCCCTGGCGGCCATGATCTGGCCGGCCGGCTGGCGCTGGTGCCGGCGCCTGATCGAGTTCCTGATCGC from Actinomycetota bacterium encodes:
- a CDS encoding DUF6112 family protein produces the protein MLLRMMVLAQDVSFTPDFDAIPGSGPIQQLINGIGAFALLLSLVGIIIGGAMWGVGSLSSNYHQAAVGKRATLYSVVGAVIVGAAAALVNWAFSLGQTA